CGACGATGTCCGCGAGGCGCCTCGCCTCGTTCGAGAAGATCTTCGCCCGGAAGTGGTACGAGGTCTTCGCGTACCCGTCGAGGGGATCGTCCCGCTCGGTCTCCTCGAGGAGAACGATCGCGTGCTGCGCTCCCGCGGCGGGGTCGGGCTTCAGCTCCTTCTCCTCGGCGGTCATCGCCTGCGGGCCGGGTGCGATCCGAAAAGAGGTTCCCTCGGCGCGCGCGCCGATCGCGGAGGCAAGCGCCACGAGAATCGCGCAGCCGGTGCGCCTCACGGTGTCCCTCCCTCCGCGCGCTGGAAGACGAGCGTCGTCCGGTCGGCGAGCCGGACCTCCTCGAGAAATCGCCGAAAGGCGTCGTACGACGCCACGGGGATGACGGTCTGATCGAGCTGAAGCGATCGCTCCACGTGATAGCCCGCCGCCGTCTTTGCGATCGACAGCGAATACGACCCCCACGCCCCCGTGACGCGGAGCGGCTCAGGGGGAGGTCCCGGCGCGAACCCCGCCGGCGAGGCGACGTCGAGGACGGTCCTGTCGATCCCCGGGAACGGGAGCACGACCGGGTACCGGCGCACGGGAGCGGAGAGCTCCGGGACCTCCTCCATCCACGCACCGGAAAGGCGCGCGCTGATCGACGCGTCCCCCGACGCCGGGCCGGCCCGGGCCGACTCCCCCTCGCACTCGAGCCGGAAGGGCGCCGCCGGATCGTCGAGCCCCGGCGAGTCGGCTCGGGAGACGTCGAAGTCGCCGGACGCGCCGCACAGATCGTCGAGCCGCTTCGATCGCTCGCCGGGGGTGAGGCGCCGCAGCGCGCGGCGATCGACGAGCCCTTTCTGCCCCGACCCCTCCCTCGACCAGCGCACCCGCGCCGATCCCGTCTCAGCGTCGATCGCGATCGTCCCCGTCGTCCGGGAGAGGTTCGTAGCCGGCGCCGACGCGGGGGCCGCGATCACGCGCCCCCCCTTCGAGCTGGTGACGAGGGCCTTCCCGCCGGAGATCCAGAAGGGGATCGATCCGTACGGCAGCCCCGAGCCCGGATCGACGAGGCTGAATTTGTCGGGAGGATCGGCGGGGGCGTGGACGGCGACGACCGCCTCGTCGAACGGGTCGAGCGCCAGGAGGCTCGGGTTCCACGTATGTTCGCGCCGATCCGAGGCGAGGACGAACGAGGCCTCCGCGCCGAGCGCCCGGGCCATCCCCATGAAGGCGAGATCGATCTGCCAGGGGGCCGCCGCGCCGCGATCGAAGACGCCGGCCACCCCTTCGAGCAGATCCCGGTCGACGCTCCGGCGCGAGAGCCCCTCCATCTCCTCGACCGAGCCGAGAGAGTCGTTCCTCACCCGCCGCGCCAGCCAGTCGTACGCCGCGCGGAGCTTCGTCTCGAGGCTCGCTCCCTCGGGGAACGGGACCCGCTCGAGGGCGGCGGCGACCGCCCGATCGGGCTTGCAGAAGAGCGTCGCGACGCGGCTCCACTCGATGGCGACGGCGTCCCAGAAGTCGACCGGATCCCGCGCGTAGAAGGTGTAGTGGAAGATGGCGGTGATCCGGAGCTCGTCGTCGCTCGGGGCGAGGGGCTCACGCTCGAAGGCCGGGAGATCGCGGGCCGTGACGACGAACCACTTCTTCTCCTGCACCGCCTTCACGTCGGCTCCCTCGGCGTGCGTGAGCGTGCACGCGGCGATCCGCGGGCGGTCGGAGACGAGCGCGTTCTGCGGGATCCAGCGGTACCGGAGGCGCCTTATCGGCCACGGCGCCTGGAGCGGGACGAGGTGCAGCCCCACGGCGTTGACGTCGCGGAGGACGTAGCCGTAATCGATGACCGCGCCGGGGACGACCCCCTTGAGCACCGCCTTCACGACGCGAGATTCCTTCCCGGCCCCCTTGCGGACCAGCGGTTCCTCGTGCAGCTCGCTGTCGGGAAGGGAGAGGACCGTTCCGTCCGGGAGGATCGTCCGTCCCCACCACGTCTTGATGGAGCCCTCCTGCGTGAGGAGGGGGATCTCGACGTTGGCGAGAGCGCGCCCGGCGGGCGAGAGGATCTTCGCCCGGAGGTGGTACGAGGTCTTCGCGAGGACGCTGATGGCGTCGTCCTGCTCGATCTCGACGGCGAGGACGACCGCGTGCTCGGCCCCCGAGCTCGGATCGGGGACGATGGCCTTCTCCTCCGCCGACATCTCCTCGGGCCCCGGCTCGATCGGGTAGTGGTTCGCCGCGCGCGCGGGGGTGGCCGCGACGCAGAGAACGAGACCGCACGCGAGAGCGAGGCCGAGGCGCTTCACGACGCCGGCGCCCCCGCCTTCATGAACCGGAGCCGCGTGCGGTCGGCGAGGCGGACGGCCTGGAGGAAGTCGCGGAAGCTCGCGTAGACCCTCGGCTCAACCCGCGCCAGCCTCAGCACCAGCTCTCGACGCACGACGATTCCCGTCGGACTCGGCGAGAACATCAGCGCGTA
This region of Acidobacteriota bacterium genomic DNA includes:
- a CDS encoding DUF3857 domain-containing protein, translating into MKRLGLALACGLVLCVAATPARAANHYPIEPGPEEMSAEEKAIVPDPSSGAEHAVVLAVEIEQDDAISVLAKTSYHLRAKILSPAGRALANVEIPLLTQEGSIKTWWGRTILPDGTVLSLPDSELHEEPLVRKGAGKESRVVKAVLKGVVPGAVIDYGYVLRDVNAVGLHLVPLQAPWPIRRLRYRWIPQNALVSDRPRIAACTLTHAEGADVKAVQEKKWFVVTARDLPAFEREPLAPSDDELRITAIFHYTFYARDPVDFWDAVAIEWSRVATLFCKPDRAVAAALERVPFPEGASLETKLRAAYDWLARRVRNDSLGSVEEMEGLSRRSVDRDLLEGVAGVFDRGAAAPWQIDLAFMGMARALGAEASFVLASDRREHTWNPSLLALDPFDEAVVAVHAPADPPDKFSLVDPGSGLPYGSIPFWISGGKALVTSSKGGRVIAAPASAPATNLSRTTGTIAIDAETGSARVRWSREGSGQKGLVDRRALRRLTPGERSKRLDDLCGASGDFDVSRADSPGLDDPAAPFRLECEGESARAGPASGDASISARLSGAWMEEVPELSAPVRRYPVVLPFPGIDRTVLDVASPAGFAPGPPPEPLRVTGAWGSYSLSIAKTAAGYHVERSLQLDQTVIPVASYDAFRRFLEEVRLADRTTLVFQRAEGGTP